The sequence GGGTGGTGATGATGTTGCCGTAGAACTCAGGCGAGGTATCCAGGTTGTGGTTGTAGTAGTCCAGGCCCGCGGCCGCCAGCGCCTTCGTCTGCTCCTGGTCGAGCTTGCCGAGGGTCATGCAGGTTTCCAGGCCCAGCGCCTTCACGCCTTCGACCATCTTCAGGACGTAGGGCATGTCCTTGGCGGACGGGTGCTTCCAGGCGGCGCCCATGCAGAAGCGCGTCGAGCCGATGGCCTTGGCTTCGGCGGCGGCATCGAGCACCTTCTGCACTTCCATCAGCTTTTCTTTATCGAGGCCAGTGTTGTAGTGGCCTGATTGTGGGCAGTACTTGCAGTCTTCCGGGCAGGCGCCGGTTTTGATCGACAGCAAGGTCGAAACCTGGACGCGGTTGGCATCGAAATGCTGGCGGTGCACGGCTTGAGCCTGGAAGATCAGGTCGTTGAAGGGTTGTTCGAAGAGCGCCTTGACTTCGGCGAGGCTCCAGTCGTGACGGGTAACGGAAGCGGCAGTGGCGCTCATGGGCATTCCTTGTAATAAATAGCGGCTCGGCGGCCTGGCACGGATGCGAAATGGTTAGCCAAGGCCGAGGCGCTGTCAACCAGGAAAGGAATCATGGTTTACAACTGGCTAAATATTGAACACCACTGTTCGCTCTGCGACGAGCGCTGTGAAACCGGCCAATCGGTTTGTGGGGCCTGCGAAGCAGAACTGCCCTGGCTGCGCGAGCACTGCACCCTGTGCGCCCTGCCGTTACCGGCGTCCGGCCTGATCTGCGGTGAATGCCTGAAGCGCCCACCCGCGTTCGATCGGGTGATCGTACCGTGGCGCTTCGCCTTCCCTGTGGACACGCTCATCAGCCGCTTCAAACACCAAGCACAATGGCCGCTCGGCCGGCTGCTGGCGGAGCACCTCTCGCAGCATTTGCAGCACGCGTTCGATGAAGGTTTGCCACGTCCCGATGCGCTTTTGCCGGTGCCCCTGGCCCGCAAACGGTATCGCCAGCGCGGCTTCAATCAGGCCCAGATGCTTGCCGATTGGCTAAGCGCGGCATTGGCGATCCCGGTCGACAAGAAGCTATTGCAGCGGGTCCAGGACACTCAATCGCAGCAGGAGCTCGACGCCGCCGGTCGGCGGCGGAATCTGCGTCAAGCATTCGCTCTGACGGACGACCAAAAGCTGGCCGGGCGTCATCTGGCGATTGTCGACGACGTGCTCACCACGGGCGCCACCGCCGAGGCCCTGGCGCGCCTGCTCAAGCGAGCTGGCGCCGTACGCGTCGATGTCTATTGCCTGGCGCGTACACCGAAGCCCGGCGACTAGCCAGGACTGCGGTTGTGTAAACACGCCAGTGCAATACACTGGCGGCCCGTCCACGGAGCCGACCATGAGCCACCCCTTCGACACGCTTACGCCTGACCTTGTGCTCGATGCGGTGGAAAGCGCCGGCTTCATCAGCGACGCTCGCGTACTGGCATTGAACAGCTACGAAAACCGCGTCTACCAGGTGGGCATCGAGGACGAGACGCCGATCGTGGCGAAGTTCTATCGCCCCGGCCGCTGGAGTAACGAGGCCATTGTCGAGGAGCATCAGTTCTCCTGGGAGCTGGCAGATCGCGAAATTCCAGTCGTGGCGCCATTTGAGCGCGACGGCAAAACCCTGTTCGAACACGCCGGCTTTCGCTTTGCGCTGTTCCCCCGCCGCGGCGGTCGCGCGCCGGAGCCGGGCAACCTGGATCAGCTCTACCGCCTCGGCCAACTGCTGGGTCGCATGCACGCGGTCAGCGCCAGCCGCCCCTTCGAGCACCGGGAAACACTCAATGCCCAACATTTCGGCCATGAGTCGCTGGCGACGCTGCTCGACGGTGGTTTCGTGCCCAAAAGCCTGCTGCCGGCCTACGAGTCGGTGGCGCGCGACCTATTGAAGCGTGTCGATGACGTTTTCGCCCGCACCGACTTTCAGCCGATCCGCCTGCATGGCGACTGCCACCCCGGCAACATTCTTGCCCGAGATGACGCGTTCCATCTGGTCGATCTGGACGACTGTCGCATGGGCCCGTCCGTGCAGGACATCTGGATGATGCTCGCCGGCGAGCGTCACGAGCGGCTCGGACAGCTATCGGAGCTGGTGGACGGCTACAACGAGTTCCACGACTTCGCCCCGCGGGAACTGCCGCTGATCGAAGCCCTGCGCGCCCTGCGCCTGATGCACTACAGCGCCTGGTTGGCACGCCGCTGGGATGACCCTGCCTTCCCGATGAGCTTTCCCTGGTTCGGCAGCGAACGGTACTGGGGCGACCAAGTGCTCATCCTGCGTGAACAGATGTCGGCACTGCAGGAAGAACCGTTGAAGCTGTTCTAACGGCGGCTGGCGGCTGGACGATTTCGTAGGGTGGATCACACTTCATCGATCCACCGGGTGGCGTTCCACCGGGTTGCGGCCCACCAACCATGCTCGGCGGATGTAAAAACCGACATCCACCCGACGAGCCTCGTCCAGCCTTCCAGCCTCCAGCGCTCTTATTCGGCTTTACGCTCTTCAACCAACCAATCCAGCCGCCAGCCACCTTCGCTCTGGCCGAGCAACTTAGCCAGCCAAGGCAGCAACTCACGCAACTCCTCTTCCAGCCCCCATGGCGGATTACTGATGGCCAAACCGGAGCCATTCAGCCGCAGCGCTTCGTCGGCGGGGTGGACGAACAGCTCGGCGCGCAGCAGTTTCGGCGCGCCGCTACGCGAAAGGTCCTGATAGAAGCGCTTGAGCTGACGTTCATCCTTGATCGGATACCAGATCACGCCGACGGTCTGACGCATGCGTCCGAGCGCCTCGGTCAGCGCCTGCACGCAGCGGCTCAGCTCGTCGGCCTGCTCGAAGGGTGGGTCGATCAACAGCACCACGCGCTTTTCGGCGGTCGGCATCAAGGCGCGCGGCACGTGCCAGCCTTCGCCCAGATGCACCGCCACGCGACGGTCACCGGCCATGTTGTCTTTCAACAGACGGCCGTCTTCGGGGTGCTTCTCGTTGAGCTGCAGGCGATCCTGCTCGCGCGTCAGCTGGCGCGCCAGCTCCGGCGAGCCCGGGTAGTAACGCAGCGTGCCGTCAGGATTGAGTGCACGGATCACATCGAGATATGCCTGCGCCATCGCCGGGACGTTCTCTGCCTGCCACAGGCGTGCGATGCCCTGCAGCCATTCGCCGGTGCGGCTGGCCTGGTCGCCGGCGAGGTCATACAGGCCGACGCCTGCGTGGCTGTCGAGATAGGCGAACGGCGCCTCCTTGCGCGCCAGCATGGCGAACAGACGGGACAAAACCAGGTGTTTGAAGACGTCGGCGTGATTGCCGGCGTGGAAAGCGTGGCGGTAGTTCATCGGGCACTCCTGAAGTGCGCACAGTCTAACTGCGCAACGCGGCGATTCGCAGGGGCTGGGCGAGGCGCACCGCAGTCCGACACGCTGGAATCGATGAGCGGGTGCTAGGCGTTCACTTCGATGCCGCACCGCACGGCTCCGGCAACCAGAATCGGCCCTCCCGCTTGCGTCCGGGGCCTGGCGGGCTACAGTGTCAGCCCGTCCCGCCATTGCTGAGGAGTTTTCGATGGACATCCGCGCGCTGTTTCAGATTGCCCTACCTATCATTCAGGCGCCGATGGCGAACTCGCAGAACCACCAGCTGGCCGCTGCGGTATCCGAGGCGGGCGGGCTGGGCTCGATCCCCGCTGGCTCACTTGACGCCGAGGGGCTGGACGCCGAGCTGAGCGCCATCGCCGCGCTGACGAACAAGCCGTACAACGTCAACTTCTTCTGCCACCAGACCCAGCCCGCCGACACTGAACGGAACACGGGCTGGCTGGCGCTGCTGGCACCCTATCTCGAAGAGATGGGCATCGACCCTGCGCGCATCCCCGCCGCTGCCAGCCGCAAGCCGTTCGACGCCACGATGGCCGACGTGCTGGAGCGGCACCGCCCGCCTGTTGTCAGCTTCCACTTCGGACTGCCTGCAGCGGACCTGCTGCAGCGGGTCAAGGCGACCGGCGCGAAAATCATCTCCAGCGCCACGACGCTGGAAGAAGGCCGCTGGCTGCAGGCGCAAGGCGTCGACGCGGTGATTGGCCAGGGCGTCGAAGCCGGCGGGCATCGCGGCATGTTTCTCAGCGAGGACATCGACACACAGATAGGCACCTTCGCCTTGCTTCCGCAGTTGGTGGCTGAGCTGAATATTCCGGTGATCGCCGCAGGTGGCATTGCCGGCGCTCACTGCGTATCCGCCGCGCAGGCGCTGGGCGCCGCCGGCGTTCAGGCCGGCACCGCGTACCTGCTGTGCGACGAGAGCCGCACCAGCCCGTTGCACCGCAAGGCCTTGCAGAGCGCGGCAGCAGAGAAAACGGTGCTGACCACGTTGTTCTCCGGGCGCCCGGCCCGCAGCATGATCAACCGACTCATTCATGAACTCGGCGCCAGGCCCGATGCGGTGCCGGCATTCCCGCTAGCTGGAAACGCCATCGGCAGCCTTCGCGCTGCAGCCGAGCCACAGGGCATCGACCATTTCTCTCCACTTTGGGCCGGACAGAATGCCAGCGGCTGTTTGGCTGTTCCGGCGGCGCAACTGACGAAAGCGCTCGCGGCCGGCTGGCGCTAACCGGCGCTCGCCGGGCGTCGGCGCCGGGTCGACTGGCGCGGCGCAACGCGTAGACTGATACCTCTGCAAAACCAACGGATCGGACATGACCGTGCTGACCAACACACTGGTATTTCTCGCCACCCTGGCCGGCATGGAGCTGTTCGCTTGGTGGGCTCACAAGTATGTGATGCACGGCTGGGGGTGGGGCTGGCACAAGTCGCACCATGAGCCGCGCAGCGGCTGGTTCGAGAAGAATGATCTGTATGCGGTGGTCTTCGCCGGGGTCGCCATCCTGCTGATCGCCCTGGGCACGGCGGGCTACGGCCCGCTGGAATGGATCGGCGCCGGAATGACAGCCTACGGTTTCCTCTACTTCGTCGCCCATGACGGGCTCGTGCATCACCGCTGGCCGCTACGCTATGTGCCGCGCAACGGCTATCTCAAGCGGCTCTACCAGGCGCATCGGCTGCACCATGCCGTCGAAGGCAAGGAGCGTTGCGTATCCTTCGGTTTCCTCTACGCGCCGCCGCTGCCGGTGCTCAAGCAGCAGCTGCGCGAGCTGCATGATGGCCCGCTGCGCAAGGTGACTGCTAGCGAGGGCGCTTCCAGAGCGAATCAGGACGCGGCCTGACCTGCATCCGCCGCGAAGCCAGCGCCAGCACGGCCCCGCCCAACAAGAACTGCAATTTCTGCCCCTTGCTGGTGGAGATTCGCGAGTCCCAAGCCGCCGCGCCGCGCGCTTTCACCTCAACGCCAATTTGCCGATAGATGCCATGGGCGGTGGCGATCGACCAGGCCGAGCGCAATGGCAGGTCGCGCAAACCCTGCGACGCCGACAGGTAATAAGGCTCGGCCAGATCGACCAGACGGGCCGAGAGCAGCGCCAGCGCCGGCCGCTTGTGCAGCAGGCCGACCCCATCAGCGGGGATGCCCGCTTCCGCGAGCCAGTCGGCCGGTAGATAGACGCGTCCGATCGCTGCATCCTCGACGATATCCCGCGCAATATTGGTCAGCTGGAACGCCAGGCCCAGATCGCAGGCCCGGTCCAGGGTCGCCTCCGCCTCGGCGCCCATCACCCGCGCCATCATCAGGCCCACCACCCCGGCGACGCGGTAGCAGTACAGCAGCGTGTCGTCGAAGGTCTGGTAGTGGTAGCCCTGCACGTCCATGCGAAAGCCCGCCAGATGCTCCAGCGGATACGCTTTGGGTATCTGGTGGCGTTGAATGACCTGCTGAAAGGCCGCAAATGCCGGGTCCTGCATCGGCTCGCCGGCATAGGCGCGCTCGGTCAGATCAACCAGTTCGGCAAGGCGCGCTTCGCCTGTGGAACGATCCCCGTCGACCTGGCCGTGCCCGAGGGTCTGCCCGTCGATCACGTCGTCACAATGACGACACCAGGCGTAGAGCATTACCGCGCTCTGGCGAGTGCGCTCGTCGAACAGTTTCGCCGCCGCCGCAAAGCTCTTGGAGCCGACGTTGATGGCTTGCGTCGAGTGATCGATGACCTGATCGTTCATCCGGCCTGCTCCTCCAGCATGAAATCCTCCAGCATCAGGCCGGCCGTGGCCTTGGCCGAACCGACAACCCCCGGCACACCTGCACCGGGATGCGTGCCGGCACCAACGATGTAGAGGTTGGGAATCACGTCATCACGGTTGTGTGTGCGGAACCAGGCGCTCTGGGTGAGGATCGGCTCCAGCGAAAAT comes from Stutzerimonas stutzeri and encodes:
- a CDS encoding NAD(P)H-dependent flavin oxidoreductase, yielding MDIRALFQIALPIIQAPMANSQNHQLAAAVSEAGGLGSIPAGSLDAEGLDAELSAIAALTNKPYNVNFFCHQTQPADTERNTGWLALLAPYLEEMGIDPARIPAAASRKPFDATMADVLERHRPPVVSFHFGLPAADLLQRVKATGAKIISSATTLEEGRWLQAQGVDAVIGQGVEAGGHRGMFLSEDIDTQIGTFALLPQLVAELNIPVIAAGGIAGAHCVSAAQALGAAGVQAGTAYLLCDESRTSPLHRKALQSAAAEKTVLTTLFSGRPARSMINRLIHELGARPDAVPAFPLAGNAIGSLRAAAEPQGIDHFSPLWAGQNASGCLAVPAAQLTKALAAGWR
- a CDS encoding sterol desaturase family protein: MTVLTNTLVFLATLAGMELFAWWAHKYVMHGWGWGWHKSHHEPRSGWFEKNDLYAVVFAGVAILLIALGTAGYGPLEWIGAGMTAYGFLYFVAHDGLVHHRWPLRYVPRNGYLKRLYQAHRLHHAVEGKERCVSFGFLYAPPLPVLKQQLRELHDGPLRKVTASEGASRANQDAA
- a CDS encoding 23S rRNA (adenine(2030)-N(6))-methyltransferase RlmJ; this translates as MNYRHAFHAGNHADVFKHLVLSRLFAMLARKEAPFAYLDSHAGVGLYDLAGDQASRTGEWLQGIARLWQAENVPAMAQAYLDVIRALNPDGTLRYYPGSPELARQLTREQDRLQLNEKHPEDGRLLKDNMAGDRRVAVHLGEGWHVPRALMPTAEKRVVLLIDPPFEQADELSRCVQALTEALGRMRQTVGVIWYPIKDERQLKRFYQDLSRSGAPKLLRAELFVHPADEALRLNGSGLAISNPPWGLEEELRELLPWLAKLLGQSEGGWRLDWLVEERKAE
- a CDS encoding phytoene/squalene synthase family protein, with the protein product MNDQVIDHSTQAINVGSKSFAAAAKLFDERTRQSAVMLYAWCRHCDDVIDGQTLGHGQVDGDRSTGEARLAELVDLTERAYAGEPMQDPAFAAFQQVIQRHQIPKAYPLEHLAGFRMDVQGYHYQTFDDTLLYCYRVAGVVGLMMARVMGAEAEATLDRACDLGLAFQLTNIARDIVEDAAIGRVYLPADWLAEAGIPADGVGLLHKRPALALLSARLVDLAEPYYLSASQGLRDLPLRSAWSIATAHGIYRQIGVEVKARGAAAWDSRISTSKGQKLQFLLGGAVLALASRRMQVRPRPDSLWKRPR
- a CDS encoding serine/threonine protein kinase, yielding MSHPFDTLTPDLVLDAVESAGFISDARVLALNSYENRVYQVGIEDETPIVAKFYRPGRWSNEAIVEEHQFSWELADREIPVVAPFERDGKTLFEHAGFRFALFPRRGGRAPEPGNLDQLYRLGQLLGRMHAVSASRPFEHRETLNAQHFGHESLATLLDGGFVPKSLLPAYESVARDLLKRVDDVFARTDFQPIRLHGDCHPGNILARDDAFHLVDLDDCRMGPSVQDIWMMLAGERHERLGQLSELVDGYNEFHDFAPRELPLIEALRALRLMHYSAWLARRWDDPAFPMSFPWFGSERYWGDQVLILREQMSALQEEPLKLF
- a CDS encoding ComF family protein: MVYNWLNIEHHCSLCDERCETGQSVCGACEAELPWLREHCTLCALPLPASGLICGECLKRPPAFDRVIVPWRFAFPVDTLISRFKHQAQWPLGRLLAEHLSQHLQHAFDEGLPRPDALLPVPLARKRYRQRGFNQAQMLADWLSAALAIPVDKKLLQRVQDTQSQQELDAAGRRRNLRQAFALTDDQKLAGRHLAIVDDVLTTGATAEALARLLKRAGAVRVDVYCLARTPKPGD